From Opisthocomus hoazin isolate bOpiHoa1 chromosome 10, bOpiHoa1.hap1, whole genome shotgun sequence, a single genomic window includes:
- the ISLR2 gene encoding immunoglobulin superfamily containing leucine-rich repeat protein 2, with amino-acid sequence MAPLLPLWLVALVSMARACPEPCACVDKYAHQFADCAYKDLQVVPTGLPSNVTTLSLSANKITSLQRRSFVEVTQVTSLWLAHNEIRSIEPGTFAILVQLKNLDVSHNQIVDFPWQDLYNLSALQLLKMNNNHMALVPQGAFHTLKDLRSLRINNNKFTALAEGIFDSLSSLSHLQIYNNPFECSCKLQWLKKWMDRTLISIPEKDSIACALPEQLRGVPVGKIPDVQCTSPTVQLTYYPNLDITELFDGFTLTLHCAVTGTPPPEVSWKILTSSQTLELNGNPKEGAGKDLPKQDPERFLVFKNGTLVIPHLSKREEGTYTCLATNEMGSNQTSVNVAVAGTQKYALQPGRDPLGGKAQPGDKKPGAKGAKNSVLMPDDRNKPLGPTRQSQPSLAAGTESTGGGQVPFQLPPFEKKCGSTQTSKYISNHAFNQSGDFKQHTFDLGVIALDVSERDARVQLTPTYMQPEKVHLRMLYLCQESSQGHALVQWSKIEEGVNSYWFQGLNPGTNYSVCLTYLGEDCQVQVVFTTKKEIPSLIIIVVVSIFLLVLATLPLMGATWCHLLSKYQGKTYKLIMKAQNPDQMEKHMAADFDPRASYLESEKNYNPSEVGEADVEEEDEEEEDEGGRRRRRREAEGAAELEREESMVASSMVESQSKANGEEFEVRSEYSDKLPLGAEAVTISQEINGNYRQRPH; translated from the coding sequence ATGGCCCCGCTGCTGCCTCTGTGGCTGGTGGCCCTGGTCAGCATGGCCCGGGCGTGCCCCGAGCCCTGCGCTTGCGTGGACAAGTACGCCCACCAGTTTGCCGACTGCGCCTACAAGGATCTTCAGGTGGTGCCCACAGGGTTGCCCTCCAATGTGACCACCCTCAGCCTCTCAGCCAACAAGATCACCTCGCTGCAGAGGCGTTCCTTCGTGGAGGTGACCCAGGTCACCTCCCTTTGGTTGGCACACAACGAGATCCGCTCTATCGAGCCCGGTACCTTCGCCATCCTGGTGCAGCTGAAAAACCTCGACGTTAGCCACAACCAGATTGTGGACTTCCCCTGGCAGGACCTCTACAACCTCAGTGCTCTCCAGCTGCTCAAGATGAACAATAACCACATGGCCCTGGTGCCTCAGGGGGCTTTCCACACCCTGAAGGACCTCCGGTCCCTACGCATCAACAACAACAAGTTCACCGCCCTTGCAGAAGGTATCTTCGACTCGCTTAGTTCCCTCTCCCACCTGCAGATCTACAACAACCCCTTCGAGTGCTCCTGCAAGCTCCAGTGGTTGAAGAAGTGGATGGACAGAACGCTCATCTCCATCCCTGAGAAGGACTCCATCGCCTGTGCCCTCCCGGAGCAGCTCCGAGGAGTGCCAGTGGGGAAGATCCCAGACGTGCAGTGCACCTCACCTACTGTGCAGCTCACGTATTACCCCAACCTGGACATCACGGAGCTCTTTGATGGCTTCACTCTGACGCTGCACTGTGCCGTGACCGGCACCCCACCACCCGAAGTGAGCTGGAAGATCCTCACCTCCAGCCAAACCCTGGAGCTCAACGGGAACCCAAAGGAGGGCGCTGGGAAGGACCTCCCCAAACAGGATCCTGAGCGCTTCTTGGTCTTCAAGAACGGCACCTTGGTGATTCCCCACCTGAGCAAGCGGGAAGAAGGCACCTACACCTGCCTGGCCACCAATGAAATGGGGAGCAACCAGACCTCGGTCAACGTGGCCGTGGCGGGCACCCAGAAATACGCGCTGCAGCCCGGGAGGGACCCACTGGGGGGTAAAGCACAGCCAGGTGACAAGAAGCCTGGAGCCAAGGGAGCAAAGAACAGTGTGCTCATGCCAGATGACAGGAACAAACCCCTCGGTCCCACTCGGCAGAGCCAACCATCTTTGGCAGCTGGGACAGAGTCCACAGGAGGTGGgcaagtccctttccagcttccaCCCTTTGAGAAGAAGTGTGGCTCCACGCAAACCAGCAAGTACATTTCCAACCACGCCTTCAACCAGAGCGGTGACTTCAAGCAGCACACATTCGACCTGGGGGTGATCGCCTTAGATGTGTCGGAGCGCGATGCCCGGGTGCAGCTCACGCCCACCTACATGCAGCCCGAGAAGGTCCACCTCAGAATGCTCTACCTGTgccaggagagcagccagggcCACGCCTTGGTCCAGTGGTCCAAGATCGAGGAAGGGGTGAACTCGTACTGGTTCCAGGGCTTGAACCCCGGCACCAACTACTCCGTGTGTCTCACCTACCTGGGGGAGGACTGCCAGGTCCAAGTGGTCTTCACCACCAAAAAAGAGATCCCCTCGCTCATCATCATCGTGGTTGTGAGCATCTTCTTGCTGGTGCTGGCCACCTTACCCCTGATGGGGGCCACATGGTGTCACCTCCTCTCCAAGTACCAAGGGAAGACCTACAAGCTCATCATGAAGGCCCAGAACCCGGACCAGATGGAGAAGCACATGGCCGCTGACTTTGACCCCCGTGCCTCCTACCTGGAGTCTGAGAAGAACTACAATCCCAGTGAGGTGGGGGAAGCGGATGTGGAGgaagaagatgaggaggaggaggatgaaggaggcaggcggaggaggaggagagaagccgAAGGGGCTGCGGAGCTGGAGCGAGAGGAGAGCATGGTGGCCAGCTCCATGGTGGAGTCACAATCCAAAGCCAACGGCGAGGAGTTTGAGGTTCGCTCTGAGTACAGTGACAAGCTGCCGCTGGGTGCCGAGGCCGTCACCATCTCCCAAGAGATCAATGGCAACTACCGGCAGCGCCCGCACTGA